From Thermostichus vulcanus str. 'Rupite':
CGTTGCTCGGCGCTTTCAGCCCGTTGCCGCTCCTGCTCGGCCCGTTGCCGCTCGATTTTTTCTGCTTCTTCCGGCAGAGGTACCAACTCCCCATTCGGGAAAAAATATCGCAGCTGACGGTTGTGAATGCCCAGGTACAACCCCAGCACCTTGCTCCACCGCCACCCTTGCTCTCTCGGCACAATCTCCTCGTATCGCTCTCCCCCTTCCCCCAGCCGCAAACCCATAAACTCCAGCGTCTCTGGCGAAAAATAAAAATACTCCGGGGTTCTAAAAATCGTCTGATACAGTTCTCGCTTCTCGGTGCGATCCACCTCAGCGGTGGACTCCGAGAGCAGCTCGATGATCAAATCGGGGTATTTGCCCCCTTCTTCCCAAACCACCCAGGAGCCGCGCGGGTGATTGGACACCCCCTTGACCAAAAACAGGTC
This genomic window contains:
- a CDS encoding Uma2 family endonuclease, which encodes MLVQDKSTHPNSLTRQQLAELMPSAQGLLSDEPEMEHSLHALQLLILVTCLHRLWQDRSDYFLAWNLTVYYSREQLKTKDFRGPDLFLVKGVSNHPRGSWVVWEEGGKYPDLIIELLSESTAEVDRTEKRELYQTIFRTPEYFYFSPETLEFMGLRLGEGGERYEEIVPREQGWRWSKVLGLYLGIHNRQLRYFFPNGELVPLPEEAEKIERQRAEQERQRAESAEQRAERLAQKLRELGVDPGTLEKS